Below is a genomic region from Fusarium oxysporum Fo47 chromosome VIII, complete sequence.
GCGGTTTCGCACAGATCCACTGAAGCCGTAGTCTTGACTATCGAAAACGCCCTCCAGAACACGAACAATCATGTCATGGGAGACGCCCAGAGTGAGGAATAGTTGGACAGGCCAGGTGGGATCAGCGCCGATTGTGGCATCTTGTTGGTAAGCCACTGCGTAACGGCAGAGCTCAGGAAGTAGGTCTTGGAtggggaagatgaagctgtcGAGAGATGTGCGGTGGGCGATGTTTTGGATCTTGCTGGTCACGGACTCGTAAGGCAATGGGGGCGACGGCATTCCTGGTTCTGAGTTCTCTAGGCGAGACATGACCTCATCGTGTGTCTGTTGAATCAGGTTGCTCCATGTACCCGAAATGGTCATATGGTTGCGGTAATCAGCAACATGGTAGATGAGCAGGCAAAGGTCGTAGTAACCGGCTTGGTCGGCATAGTCGTTGAAGAGCTGCAACATGTGAGTAATTGTCATTGGCTAAGAGAGAACAGTTGAAACCTACCTCGGAGAGTCCCTgaatcttgcccttgagagCTTCCTCAATCTCGAGGGCCCTCTCAGGGTCGATACGGTCGTCAGCTCTCAAACGTTCCAGGAGATCATCCTGGATGTGAGCAATCTCAAGCAGCTCTGTAACACTGTGGTTCAGcagctgctgttgctgtcgGCTAACACCAGTCGTTGAAACATTGGCATTCGCCTTGGCCAAACTGAGCAATCTGATTCGatccttgatgctgatgggGAAGTCGGAGTTGGCAAGCTCCGCCTGCACCTCGGCTGCATCAAAGAATCGACTTCGGTTGGTGTAGAACCGGCAGAGCAGGTCAGCATGCTCAATGTTTGTGCCAGCAAGTCGCTGAAGGAAAGTAATAACGTGGGGTGAGTCGATAGCCAGAATTCGATCTGTCCAGCCTTGTTGGATGTACCATTCATAAAGGTCAAAGTGGAACACCTCGTCATCCGACCCATTCACCACCTCGTAGGCCTCAAGCCTCTTGGTAGCAATCAATGTCAGCCTGCCATCAACCATTTCAGGCTCACTGCTTGATGCAGCATCCAAGTGACTCAGAACATCATGGATCATGTCGTAACAACGCTTGCGGTCATTGAAAGCATTAGCACGAGGGTCTCCGGAGGGCTTGCCGTCGTTGACCCAAGACAGAGCGGTGTTGCCCCTGTCCTTCTCGCGGGCGACCACAAGGCACAGCTGGATAGCACCGGCATAGTACTTGAGAGCGATATACTGTTCCACAGCACTCTGAAGGTTGGCAAAAGTGAGGCTACCAGCAACCTTCTCAAAGAGCCTCAAGCTCTCATGGAGTAAGCTTCGCGACTGGTTGGTCTGAAGAGGTTGGTCAGAAGCCCGCTTCAGCTGTTCCTGGGCCTTGAAAGTAACGACATCATCTGGGCTACAGAAGCTGCCGCATCTCCTCCGAAGGGCGTCAGCAACAGTTTCAACGTTGGAGCCGCTCTCAATATTGCGGTTAACAATGGCCTTAACAAGCAGCTTGGCAAGGTCCTTGCCGTCAGTTTGTGAAAAGAGCTTCTCGTATGTCAGCTCCTTGAGTTGTTGTTGGGCTGTAGCATCGAGGCGAGTGTAGATATCAGCCACCCGCTCATCGAAGAGCATAAGCACGAATGAGATACCCTCCGAGATGCTTTCCATCAATTTCTGAAGAGcatgaagagcttgatgctcGGCCTGAAGAGCAACTTCCTCCTGGCGGCTAGACACATGCTGGAGATCAGACGGACCAGACAAGCCTTGAATGAGGCCACGGTTGGTATCAAGGAACCTCCTTAGGCGCTCCAAGTTCTCTTGAATAGTATTCAACTTGGAAAGGGGAATTGTAGAACCAATGGTGACACCGCCGTTAGGAGAAACGCCTGGAGCAATGACTACTGACTTCCACAACTGGCGTACCAGTCGGGAAAGATACAGAGCTAGAGCGTCGTGTCGGGAAGAGAGATTAATGGAATCGGTTGTAAGGGATGAGCTGTCGGTTTCAGCCATCGTAGGCTGTCCACCAAAGTCGACAAAGACGGATCGTGCCCGATCTTCAGTTGCCTGGTCGATAGCACGAGCTGCACCAGGTTTAGAGTCACCTCCGTGACCACAAGCAACAGCCAGAGCGGTAGTAACAGTCTCCACGCGGCCGTAATTATTAATGAAGCGGCGGCAGACCAGTTCCAACCCCTCGTCTCCAACAGCACCCCGAATAGCAGAAGCAAAGATATCCACAAAGCGCCTTCTTCGAACGATGTGTACACCAGTGTTGGTTAGAATTGCGAACTCGCTAGGCGCATCGTCGAATTGCACAGCTAACTCATTACCGAAGCCAAGCGGTTGTGGTGCCGCTGCGAACGGTTTTGTGATTAaaccaacagcctcagctCGGCTGCCAATGTCAATCCAGCTAGCAGATTCATGGTATTTGAAAGGAGATGTCGGGGACGTGTTCTTAAGACGTCCCGTCTCAGGTCCAGAAACAAAGAGAGTATCCTCGTTGGGATTAGACTCCTTGCTCACAAAATCCAAGAAATATCCAGGGGCGAATCGAGCGCCTTGTCGGCTGTAAGACAGCGAGGTGGATTCGAAATCAGTGATCGTCTCGCCGCCAGGGTAAGTAGATCGACGAGAGGTTTGGCCAGGAGGGAACTTGATAAACTGAACCTGCATGCTTTGGGGAGCCAGGTTTGTCGAGGATCCGTAAATGTAGGATGCAGCACTGGTTGCACTGAAGAATAGACGACAGCCAGTGTTTGTCAGAGCCATCAAGTGAAGCTTAGCCGCTTCCTGCTTAGTGATAGGGCTGATCGAGACAATGCTCACTTGGTCACTTAACAACCTAGATTGGGTGATCATGTGGGCAATGTCGCGAAGACAGTGGactttctccttctcaataaCTTTGTTCAGTCGGTCGGGGCCTTCCATATGGTATGTTCGAATGGTCGATCGGCTCGAGAGGGTATACACGAGGTTTCTCGAATCGTCGATCACGATATCAACAAGGTGTTCGGGAGTCTTGTGAGACCAGAATCCACCTTGTAGTGTGACAACTGAGGACCAGCCAGGGTTCGTATGGTTGATCTTACCGCACCTATTTGAAAACCACTTCTCCTCAGATTGGTAGTAAAGTTCATTGATGTCGATGTCGTTGCTTCCTCCAAAGAAGATTCGGCCGTTGGCAGATCCAGTAATAACACGGACGTCGGTACCACGAAGGGGGAGCTGCATTTTCGTTTGGTAAAGAGATACTGTCTTGGAGCCTGAAGGGGTAGCGGTGGCCGAGACGCCTAGTAAAACAACATCTGAAGAAGTCGCAACGACGAGGATGTGTGTGATCGTGTTGACGAAAATGCCTGGTTTGGGAGGCACGAGCGCGACGGCTTGGATAGTATGCGGTTGATCCTCGAACCCAATCAGCTCGGGGTCAGGGTGTGTGTAGTCCCATAGAAACAGCGAGTTATCAATAACGACCCAGGCGTGATTGATCTCTGCAAAGAGTCCCATCAGAGTCTGAAGCTCGCCAGCATTGTAATGGTCGAAGACTTGGTTCGGAATGGGATACATCTGAGTTTTGTGGAAGGGGGCCATCGCAGAATCGGTATTTTCAAGGTCGTAATCGGACGACGCGCCCTCTGATCTTTGTTAGCTGGTTCCTTCGCATCCAAGCTCTTGTAACCTACGTCGACAGTATGAATCCAAGTCGGGATACCGGCCATCAGACTGGAGACAGGCGTTGATGGCCCTGGCCGCCTTGACAACGGGGGGGACATTTTCGGATCGAAGAGGTGGCAGCGCGGTCGGAACAATCAGATTATCGTTGCTAGTTGTCCTTGGTGCAGATGGCGCAGTAGCTGCGACAGTTCGCGATGACGAGACAGGCGCCGAGCTCTTATGCGAGACGGCCTGGTTGCTATCGTTGCCGGTGAAGAGCTGTCGGCGCACAGAATCAGAGCCCGACTGAAACCTCGAGGCAACGGCTGGCGTATTCAAGAAAGCGCCTGGAACTGGCCGGACCGGAGTTGTTTGTGGAAACGACATTATGGGCAGTAATATCGAAGCCCTCGGCGGGCCTGCGTAGCTTCACCAGTTTCGTTGCTATACCGCTGTAGGCAGATCGCGGATCATCAAAAGCGACAGACTCAAGGCGCGCGGATGAATTGCGATCAATATCCCAATCCCTCGCAATCGCGTGGTAAACCTCGTGGGGGGTTTTCGCTTTCGTCGCGTCGTCGTCGGGTTTGAGATAGAGCCTATAGCGAGAGAAGT
It encodes:
- a CDS encoding Non-repetitive/WGA-negative nucleoporin C-terminal-domain-containing protein — its product is MSFPQTTPVRPVPGAFLNTPAVASRFQSGSDSVRRQLFTGNDSNQAVSHKSSAPVSSSRTVAATAPSAPRTTSNDNLIVPTALPPLRSENVPPVVKAARAINACLQSDGRYPDLDSYCRQGASSDYDLENTDSAMAPFHKTQMYPIPNQVFDHYNAGELQTLMGLFAEINHAWVVIDNSLFLWDYTHPDPELIGFEDQPHTIQAVALVPPKPGIFVNTITHILVVATSSDVVLLGVSATATPSGSKTVSLYQTKMQLPLRGTDVRVITGSANGRIFFGGSNDIDINELYYQSEEKWFSNRCGKINHTNPGWSSVVTLQGGFWSHKTPEHLVDIVIDDSRNLVYTLSSRSTIRTYHMEGPDRLNKVIEKEKVHCLRDIAHMITQSRLLSDQVSIVSISPITKQEAAKLHLMALTNTGCRLFFSATSAASYIYGSSTNLAPQSMQVQFIKFPPGQTSRRSTYPGGETITDFESTSLSYSRQGARFAPGYFLDFVSKESNPNEDTLFVSGPETGRLKNTSPTSPFKYHESASWIDIGSRAEAVGLITKPFAAAPQPLGFGNELAVQFDDAPSEFAILTNTGVHIVRRRRFVDIFASAIRGAVGDEGLELVCRRFINNYGRVETVTTALAVACGHGGDSKPGAARAIDQATEDRARSVFVDFGGQPTMAETDSSSLTTDSINLSSRHDALALYLSRLVRQLWKSVVIAPGVSPNGGVTIGSTIPLSKLNTIQENLERLRRFLDTNRGLIQGLSGPSDLQHVSSRQEEVALQAEHQALHALQKLMESISEGISFVLMLFDERVADIYTRLDATAQQQLKELTYEKLFSQTDGKDLAKLLVKAIVNRNIESGSNVETVADALRRRCGSFCSPDDVVTFKAQEQLKRASDQPLQTNQSRSLLHESLRLFEKVAGSLTFANLQSAVEQYIALKYYAGAIQLCLVVAREKDRGNTALSWVNDGKPSGDPRANAFNDRKRCYDMIHDVLSHLDAASSSEPEMVDGRLTLIATKRLEAYEVVNGSDDEVFHFDLYEWYIQQGWTDRILAIDSPHVITFLQRLAGTNIEHADLLCRFYTNRSRFFDAAEVQAELANSDFPISIKDRIRLLSLAKANANVSTTGVSRQQQQLLNHSVTELLEIAHIQDDLLERLRADDRIDPERALEIEEALKGKIQGLSELFNDYADQAGYYDLCLLIYHVADYRNHMTISGTWSNLIQQTHDEVMSRLENSEPGMPSPPLPYESVTSKIQNIAHRTSLDSFIFPIQDLLPELCRYAVAYQQDATIGADPTWPVQLFLTLGVSHDMIVRVLEGVFDSQDYGFSGSVRNRMIELIVYVVNDWVAEARRRGGAGKGGAIGPSVADLLKRCDAALPPPGHGNNAGGADLADVRRVLKLLKREVDGLSQRVPTGSLRFA